A window of Campylobacter concisus genomic DNA:
AGCTGATAGGACCCACTTGGCGAATAAATGGTCACTTTGCCATAAATTTTTACTTTTAGGCCATCTTTTGGTAAGAATTTCACCTTTTGGTTGTTCATGCGATACATCACAGCTGAGATGCTTGACTTTTCGTCCTTTAGCGTGAAGTACCAGTGCCCAGAAGCGTGCTTAGTAAGGCGCGAAATTTCTCCACTTACCTCGACATAGTCAAGTGTCGCTTCAAGCAGTGCCTTTGCTTTTTCGTTTAGCTCAGATACACTAAGCATTGATTTCTCTTACCTTTTTAGCGATAAATAGTGTCGAGATATCCATGCTAAAGCCCTTGCAAAGCTCTATCTCAAAGCCAGCCTCTATAAGTTCATCACAAAAACTCTTTGCGTCTAAGAAATTTTCGATCGAGCTTGGCAGATACTCGTATGCCTCTTTGTTTTTTGAGATAAAGCCGCCGATACTTGGCAAAATTTTACTTAGGTAAAAATCTCTTAATGAGGTTATAAAGCCCTTTTTCTGGCGCTTTGTAAATTCGAGCACGACGACGTAGCCATCTTGAGCAAGCACTCTATTAAATTCCCTAAGCGCAGCCTTTCGCTCGACCACATTTCTTATGCCATAGCTTATGCTTAAAATTTGAGCCTCACCGCTTGCAAGCGTTGTATTATCAGCGTAGGCTTCTATAAATTTAAAATTTGGAAATTTTGCTCTCGCCTCTTTTAGCATGCCACTTGATGGGTCGATGCCAGTTAGGCTTTTCACCTCTACGCCAAATTCTTTTGAAATTTCACTCCAAAGCCCCATCATATCGCCAGTGCCGCAAGCCACGTCCACGATATTTATGCTTTTATTTTTAAAAATTTCTAGCATATATCTGCAGGCAAATTTCCTCCAGCTCACATCCACGCCAAGGCTTAGCACCCTGTTTGCGACGTCATAAGTCGGAGCGATCTGATTAAACATATCAACGATTTTTTCTTGTTTTTGCATAAATTTGCCCTTTTATATGTAGTAAATTTTTAAATTTCTTGAAATTTTGCGAGTTGCTTTTATAAATTTAAGACGCTTTTTTAGTATCTCTTCTCTACTTTTATAAATTTGCTTGTAAATTTTACTCTCGAGCCTCTCTTTATCTGGTATTTCTGGAAGCCTTTTAAGGATACCGAGCCAGACGTCATAGTCTTGAAGATTGCCAAAAATTTCTTGCATCTGTTTTAGCTTCTCTTCATACTTTTTAAGCCCTTCAAAATAGAAAATTTCACATAAAAACTCATATGTGTATCTCATCTTTTTAAGCTCTATCCTAAGATCATGAAAGCTCTCATTTGGGCAGTCTTGATTAAGGCTTTTTAGCCTTTTTTGAGCTAAAACTAAAAGCATTCTGAGCTTAAATGAACCAAG
This region includes:
- the ubiE gene encoding bifunctional demethylmenaquinone methyltransferase/2-methoxy-6-polyprenyl-1,4-benzoquinol methylase UbiE gives rise to the protein MQKQEKIVDMFNQIAPTYDVANRVLSLGVDVSWRKFACRYMLEIFKNKSINIVDVACGTGDMMGLWSEISKEFGVEVKSLTGIDPSSGMLKEARAKFPNFKFIEAYADNTTLASGEAQILSISYGIRNVVERKAALREFNRVLAQDGYVVVLEFTKRQKKGFITSLRDFYLSKILPSIGGFISKNKEAYEYLPSSIENFLDAKSFCDELIEAGFEIELCKGFSMDISTLFIAKKVREINA